ATTGTCAGGCCAAAACAAAACACTGTATAAATAACCAGACCAACGACCTTGGAGCCGCTGCATGCTGGTTCATCTTTCCGTACACAACTACGCCATCGTCGAGCACCTCGACCTGGAGCTCGACCGCGGGATGAGCGTAATCACGGGCGAGACAGGTGCCGGCAAGTCGATCATGCTCGATGCGCTGGGCCTCACCCTGGGCGACCGCGCCGACAGCGGCGTGGTCCGTCCCGGCGCCGACAAGGCCGATATCCTTGCCACCTTCGACCTGGCTGAAATCCCGGAGGCACGCGCCTGGCTCAGCGAGCGCGACCTGGATGGCGACTCCCCCTGCATCCTGCGCCGGGTCATCACCGCCGAAGGCCGCTCCCGCGCCTATATAAATGGCACGCCCTGCCCACAGGGCGACCTCAAGGCACTGGGCGAACTGCTCATCGATATCCACAGCCAGCATGAACACCAGTCGCTGCTCAAGACCGACACCCACCGGCGTCTGCTCGACGAATATGCCGGTGCCACCGAGCTGGCTCGCCAGGTCCAGCTCGCTTCGCAGCGCTGGCGCCAGACCCGCCAGGAACTGGAACGCCTGTCCAGCTCGGGCGATGAGCAGCGCGCACGTCACCAGCTGCTCAGCTACCAGCTTGAAGAACTGGAAAACCTCAGCCTTGGCGAAAACGAGCTGGAACAGCTCGAACAGGACCACAAGGCCCTCACCAATGCCGAAAGCCTGCTGACCATCTGCCGCCAGGTCATCGAGCAGTGCAGCGAAAGTGACTCCGGCAACGTGCTGCATGCGCTCACCAACAGCCTCAATCGCCTGTCCAGCGTCAGCAACAATTCCAACTCGCTCAGCGAAGCGACCAATCTGCTGTCCAGCGCACAGATCCAGGTCGAAGAAGCCATGGGCGAGCTGAATCGCTTCCTCGATCACTTCGACGCCGACCCAGCGCGCCTGCAACAGATAGAAGAACGCCTGGATGCCATCTACAGCCTGGCCCGCAAGCATCGCGTGCAACCCCATGAAGTTGCGGCGCTGCACCAGAAGCTGCTCGACGAAATCGAAACCCTCAACGCCAGCGACGAGTCCATCGAGCGCCTGCAGAACGAGCTGGCCGCCTATGCCCGCCACTACCAGGAAAAGGCCCGGGAACTGAGCGACCTGCGTCACCGCTCGGCGGGTGAACTGGCCCATGCCGTAGAGCAGGAAATCCATCGCCTCGGCATGCCGGGCGGACGCTTCAGCATCGAACTCAAGCCTGGCAGCAGCCAGGAACTGCAGCCCTACGGCCTGGAGCAGGTCGAGCTGCTGGTCAGTGCCAACCCTGGCCAGCCACTCAAGCCATTGTCCAAGGTGGCTTCGGGCGGCGAGTTGTCACGTATCAGCCTGGCGATCCAGGTCATCACCGCACAGACCTCACGCATCCCGACCCTGGTATTCGACGAAGTGGACGTCGGTATCGGCGGCCCGACCGCCGAGATCGTCGGCCAGTTGCTGCGCCGCCTGGGCGACCGTGGCCAGGTGATCACCGTGACCCACTTGCCGCAAGTAGCAGCCCAGGGCCATCAACACCTGTTCGTGCACAAGGTGCGCGAGAGCAATGCCACTCGCACGGCAGTGTCGAAGCTGGGCAAGCAGGAACGCATAGAAGAAGTGGCACGCATGCTGGGCGGGATCGACCTGACCAAAGAGTCGCTGGCCCATGCGAAGAAGATGATCATCACCCCGAAAGGCTGAAATACAGGCAGCAAAAAAGCCCCTTGCCGAACGCATCGACAAGGGGCTTTTTCATGTCGCTGTGAAAGCCTCAGGCCTTCTTGCGTACGTAGAGCACCAGGTTGTGATCCACCAGCTCGTAGCCGTGACGCTCGACGATAGCCTTTTGCAGGGCTTCAATTTCTTCGTCGAAGAATTCGATGACCTCGCCGGAATCGACGTTGACCATGTGGTCGTGGTGGCCACCATCGGCCAGTTCGAACACGGCATGACCGCCATCGAAGTTATGACGCACGACCAGGCCAGCAGCTTCGAACTGGGTCAGGACACGGTAGACCGTGGCCAGGCCGACATCCTCACTGGCATCCATCAGTGCCTTGTATACATCCTCGGCACTCATGTGGCGCTGCTCGGCAGAATCGAGCATTTGGAGGATCTTGACCCGCGGTAGGGTCACCTTGAGTCCTGCTTTACGTAGTTCGCTATTTTCAACCATGGTCAGCTTTCTCGTAGACGCTGCTTCGCAGCTTCTCTTAATGCAGGTATGATCGGGGTTTGTTGACCCAGCCAAGATAGTGGAAGTCGCCCACCGATGCAAAACACCAAGCTCTTGCTAACCAGTTTCACATTCGTGGGACTGCTCGCACTCGCCGGTTGCTCGTTCCCCGGGGTTTATAAAATCGACATCCAGCAGGGAAATGTCGTCACGCAGGACATGATAGACCAGTTGCGCCCAGGAATGACCCGGCGGCAAGTGCGGTTTATCATGGGCAACCCCTTGTTGGTCGACACCTTCCACACCGACCGCTGGGACTACCTGTATAGCCTGCAACCCGGTGGCGGCGAACGTCAGCAAGAGCGCATCAGCCTGTTCTTCAACGGTAACGATCAACTGGTCAGCCTGTCCGGCGACTTCATGCCCGGCGTCAGCCGTGATGAAGCGATCCTCGGCAAAGGCAGCGACACCAGCGTGACACCACCCGTGGAGAACCAGCCGCAGCCCAAACCGGAACAACCGGCTCGCCCAGGCTCGCTGCTCGACCAGATCCAGAAGGACGTCGACAGCGTCGAAACGGTCCCGGCGCCGGTGCAAGAACCGCTGGAAGCGCCCTCGCGCTAAGCCGCATAAAGCGGCCCCCCATAAAAAATGCCCGGCACGCCGGGCATTTTTTTGCCTGCAGAAAGCCTCAGGCGCGGCCTTTGCGCGGCTTCGCTGTTTTCGCCGCACGCAAGCGTCGTACTTCCTTGGGGTCGGCCAGCAGCGGCCGATAGATTTCGATGCGGTCCCCCGCCTCCAGCACATGCGCGGCCGGGTCCTTGACCACCTTGCCGAAGATACCCATCGCCGAAGCCTGCAGATCCAGCTCAGGAAAGGACTGCGCGATGCCACTGGCGAGCACTGCCTGCATCAAGGTGCTGCCAGCCGGTACCTGCAGGGCCAGCAGCACCTGGCGGTCGACGCCGGCATGCACCACCTCGATGTCGATCAGCGGCTCAGGCATGCAGCTGCTTGGCGCGCTGGCAGAAGGCATCCACCAGGGTATTGGCGGCCTGATTGAACAGCGGGCCGAGGGTGGCACGCACCAGCGGCCCGGCGTAGTCGAAAGACAGGTCGAGGCTGATCTTGCAGGCCTTTTCGTTCAGCGCCTTGAAGGTCCACACGCCGTGCAGCTGGTTGAAGGGGCCTTCGACCAGATCCATGATGATCGACTCGCCTGGCACCAGCGTGTTGCGGGTCACGAACTTCTGGCTCAGGCCACCCTTGGCGATCTCCAGGCTGGCACGCATCTCGGTATCGCTGGCCTCGTGCACCAAGGCCGCCGCGCACCACGGCAAGAATTCCGGATAACGGGCCACGTCGTTGACCAGGTCGTAAAGGAACCGGGCCGGGTACGGCAGCAATGCCGAGCGTTGAATATGCGTAGTCATGTCAGCGTCATTTCCAAGGCTGAGCGGCAAACCAACGCCGGACGGCGCTGCATGGCGCGAAAATGAAATCAGGTTAACAGCATCGGACACCGCTGCGCCCTGGCTGTTCTACCTGAGTCGTGGGCCGCTGGGATGCGACACGCCACGTTACATCGGTAAAAAAGTGCGCGCATTGTCCGGGATTCGCCCTTCTCGCTCAAGCGCACCACGGCCCGGGAGCCATGCAACGGCTGCGGCAATGTCGGCCAGA
The Pseudomonas sp. DTU_2021_1001937_2_SI_NGA_ILE_001 DNA segment above includes these coding regions:
- the recN gene encoding DNA repair protein RecN → MLVHLSVHNYAIVEHLDLELDRGMSVITGETGAGKSIMLDALGLTLGDRADSGVVRPGADKADILATFDLAEIPEARAWLSERDLDGDSPCILRRVITAEGRSRAYINGTPCPQGDLKALGELLIDIHSQHEHQSLLKTDTHRRLLDEYAGATELARQVQLASQRWRQTRQELERLSSSGDEQRARHQLLSYQLEELENLSLGENELEQLEQDHKALTNAESLLTICRQVIEQCSESDSGNVLHALTNSLNRLSSVSNNSNSLSEATNLLSSAQIQVEEAMGELNRFLDHFDADPARLQQIEERLDAIYSLARKHRVQPHEVAALHQKLLDEIETLNASDESIERLQNELAAYARHYQEKARELSDLRHRSAGELAHAVEQEIHRLGMPGGRFSIELKPGSSQELQPYGLEQVELLVSANPGQPLKPLSKVASGGELSRISLAIQVITAQTSRIPTLVFDEVDVGIGGPTAEIVGQLLRRLGDRGQVITVTHLPQVAAQGHQHLFVHKVRESNATRTAVSKLGKQERIEEVARMLGGIDLTKESLAHAKKMIITPKG
- the fur gene encoding ferric iron uptake transcriptional regulator; its protein translation is MVENSELRKAGLKVTLPRVKILQMLDSAEQRHMSAEDVYKALMDASEDVGLATVYRVLTQFEAAGLVVRHNFDGGHAVFELADGGHHDHMVNVDSGEVIEFFDEEIEALQKAIVERHGYELVDHNLVLYVRKKA
- a CDS encoding outer membrane protein assembly factor BamE, yielding MQNTKLLLTSFTFVGLLALAGCSFPGVYKIDIQQGNVVTQDMIDQLRPGMTRRQVRFIMGNPLLVDTFHTDRWDYLYSLQPGGGERQQERISLFFNGNDQLVSLSGDFMPGVSRDEAILGKGSDTSVTPPVENQPQPKPEQPARPGSLLDQIQKDVDSVETVPAPVQEPLEAPSR
- a CDS encoding RnfH family protein, giving the protein MPEPLIDIEVVHAGVDRQVLLALQVPAGSTLMQAVLASGIAQSFPELDLQASAMGIFGKVVKDPAAHVLEAGDRIEIYRPLLADPKEVRRLRAAKTAKPRKGRA
- a CDS encoding type II toxin-antitoxin system RatA family toxin translates to MTTHIQRSALLPYPARFLYDLVNDVARYPEFLPWCAAALVHEASDTEMRASLEIAKGGLSQKFVTRNTLVPGESIIMDLVEGPFNQLHGVWTFKALNEKACKISLDLSFDYAGPLVRATLGPLFNQAANTLVDAFCQRAKQLHA